CCTCCTCACGGAGGTCTTGCATTTGGCTTTGACCGTTTCTGCGCTTTGTTTGGCGGACAGGATACAATCAGAGATTACATTGCATTCCCTAAGAATAATATGGGCAGAGATGTAATGGCAGACGCACCTTCATATATAGATGATATTCAGATGAAAGAGCTGTGCATCACATCAACCGCACCAAAACAGGAAGAGAAATAGTTGAAAATAATATCTGTCGCGACAGATATAAAAAATAAAAAATTATGGGTTTAGAGCAACAAATACAGGACGGAATCAAGGCTGCTATGATAGCCAAGGATAAGGTTAAGTTAGAGGCTCTTAGAGCTGTGAAGTCTGAAATTCTGCTGGCTAAAACAGCAGCGGGCGGTGCGGCAAAAGAGCTTGCAGATTCTGATGTGGTTAAGTTGATTCAGAAACTTGTAAAGCAGCACAATGAGAGCGCAGAACTTTATAAGCAGAACAATCGCCAAGACTTGGCAGACAATGAGTTAGCAGAGGCAAAGCACATGGAGTGTTTTCTACCAAAGCAGCTTTCCGCAGAAGAACTTGAGGCAGAACTTAAGAAAATTATTGCAGCTGTTGGAGCAACTAAAATTTCCGATTTGGGAAAAGTTATGGGAACTGCAACAAAGCAACTTGCCGGAAAAGCTGAGGGGAGCGCAATTGTACAAGCTGTAAAGAAACTGCTTTCTCAACTTTAATTAGCTGAAATTCAATTTAAAGCAGCAGCGCATAAACGTCTGCTGCTTTTTTTAAATCTGCTGCATTTTCCAATGGCAAATCTTAAACCTTTTTTTAACGCCGGTGTGATAGAGGCGGGATGTGATGAGGCGGGACGCGGATGTCTTGCCGGTCCTGTTTATGCGGCAGCCGTAATTTTGCCAAAAGATTTTTATCATCCGCTGCTAAATGATTCCAAGCAGCTTACAAAAAAACAGAGAGATGAGCTGCGTCCCATTATTATGAAAGAGGCTGTAGCTTATGGCATTGCAAGCGTTTCTCCAAAAGAGATAGACAAAATAAATATCCTTAACGCCTCCATAAAGGCTATGCATAAAGCGCTGCAAAAACTTAAACCTCAGCCTGTATCAATAATTGTAGATGGCAATAAATTCAAGCCATACAAAAAAATTCAGCACAAGTGCATTGTTAAGGGAGATGCCACATACGCCTCAATAGCAGCCGCTTCCATTCTTGCAAAAACCAGCAGAGATGCTTACATGTTAAAAATTGCAAAAGAATTTCCGCAATACGGCTGGGATAAAAACATGGCCTATCCCACAAAAGAGCACAGGGCCGCAATAGAAAAATATGGCGTAACCAAGTATCACAGAATGACTTACCAGTTACTGCCTGAATTAAAATTATTTTAAAATCAAATAAAATCAATGTCCAAACTCCGCAGCTATATACTTCCAATTGCTATTATTCTTGGATTAATCTTCCATAGCTTTTGCGGAAAATATGCATACCTGGCGCCCTACTGTGTCTTCACAATTTTAATACTCAATTTTGTCGCGATAGATTTGCGTAAACTTCACATTTCCAGGCTAAACTATATTATTATGTTCTTTCAGATTATAGTCAGCCTGGCAGCATATTTTGCTGTTCATTACCTATTTGGAAATGAAGTTATAGCGCAAGCAGTTTTGATTGGCGTGCTTTGTCCCGTCGCCGCTTCCATTGTGGTAATCTCCACCATGTTGGGTGCTGACAGAGAAACAGTTACAGCATATACAATTGTCGGGAATATAATGGTTGCAATTGTAGCCCCAATATATTTTTCATTCATCGGCCAACAGCAAGATATGCCTTTTTGGACCTCTTTTCTTTTGGTATTCAGGAAGATAGGACCTATCATCGGCCTGCCGTTTTTTATCGCTCTGCTTATTCAGGTTACTCTTCCAAAAGCGGGAAGTTATCTCAGCAGATTTAAAGATTATACATTTTATCTGTGGGCAATAGCTTTGTTTCTTGCTTTAGGTCAGACAATTAACTACGTCTTTAACCACGGCCGTGGAAACGGAAAAGTTATTCTTGCTTTAGGAATTATCTCTGCATTTGTTTGCTTTTTCCACTACGGCATAGGAAAGTTAATTGGCAAAAAATACGGAGATTCAATGGCCGGAGGCCAGATGCTTGGGCAAAAGAACACCGCCGTAGGAATGTGGATGTCAAGCACTTACCTACTTCCGATGGCTGCCGTATTCCTGGCATTTTATTCCATCTGGCAAAATCTTTTCAACAGCTGGCAGTTGTGGATGCACGATAAAAAGTAATCTCTATTACACCTACATGTAAAGTCTTGTTATGTCTTGCTCTGCAGCCATGAGGTTTTAGGCACTATTGCCGTTAAAAAACCGTAGGCGCAAGCAAGAGCATAACAAGACTTTGCGTGCGATGAGATTATCAAAAAAAGTTCTGTAGGCGGAACTGTGAATCAGATAGTTACAATTTGGCCGATCTTATAGATTCGGCCAAACTGTAAATCGTTGATACACAATGACGACAGCAACACTTATAAGATAAAGTCAGCGGTAGCAATACGAGAATTGCATGTTCGCTCTGCTCACATGCAGAGCAATGCGCCACAAAGCAGCGCATTGCCTTATGGTTAACGCGGCTACCGCCGCGGAATGCACGCTCCCTACGGTCGCGGGCCTAACGGCCTGGGGACATTCGGTCGCGGGCCTAACGGCCTGGGGACATTCGGTCGCGGGCCTGCGGCCCTGAGAACATGTTATTACTTATTTAGAATTGATAGCATCAACAGGATTGAGATTGGCGGCAGCGCTGGCAGGCAGCAAACCGCTGATAATACCTATGATTGAAGCTATTAGCACACCGGCAAGGACGTTGCCCATGGTCAGGGTTACTTCATATTCCGGAGGGATTGGAGCTACCAGCAAGATGATGGCAACCAACAATATTCCCACGATTGCACCGGCAATAGCTAGCAAAACGGCCTCTGTAAGGAACTGTGTAAGAATAATATATTTCTTTGCGCCCAGCGCCTTTTGAATGCCTATTATATTAGTTCGCTCTTTGACTGAAACAAACATAATGTTTGCAATTCCAAATCCTCCAATCAAAAGAGAGAACATCGCAATTATCCAACCTACCCTGTTAATGGCTTTGAAAATAGTTTTTACCATATCAAGAAGAGAGGTCATTTTCATTGTAGAGAAATTATATTTATCGCTTGGACGTAATCTGCGGTGCTGGCGCATCAGCATCTTAAGTTCTCCCGTAAATTCATCAGCATCAACACCTTGTTTTGGTATTGCGATTATGTCAAGAGCATCCGAATCGTCAAAATCCACCATTACTTTGCCGAATTTAAAAGGAATAAAAACTGCTTTGTCTGTGGCCATCACGTTAAGTATGCCATTCCCCTGCTTCTCAAAAACACCAATGATAATTGCAGAATTACCGTTGATTTTAATACTCTTCCCTATCGGGTTTTCATCTTTATAAAGTTCTTGTGCAACTTCATATCCAATAATCGCGACAGTTTTTCCCTCTTCGGCTTCCGCCTCAGTAAAGAATCGCCCGCTTTGCAAATCTACGTTAACAACTTTTCTGAAATTACCGGTAGGACAAATAACATGGGCATTATCAATTGAATTTCTTCCGTTCTTTAAAAGAGCTGTAAATCCGGCATTTAGGACAATCGCATCTGCTTTTTGGGAATTATCTCTCAAGAATTTGTAATCCTCATAAGTAATAGGAGGACGTCTCATGTACTCCCACCATTTGAACTCTCCGGTAGTATTCATTACGGAATTACCCTCATCATCCTCCGCGCCCATGCCGGGCCACTTTGAAATTTGCACCGCATTGCTTCCCAAACTTTCAAACCCCTTCCTTACATTTTTCTGCAACGCATCTATCGCAGTAAAAACAGCTACAATGCAGAAGATGCCAATGCTAACTCCCAGCAATGACAGAAAAGTGCGGAATTTATTCCCCTTCAGCTCATTATAAGCAAACACCACTCCCTCCTTGAGCATCTTCAGCACCATTCTGACTCTCTTTACAAATCTCCACTCCGCCATAATAAATCCTCTTAGTATTTCTATTTTTACTCAGTTATTTTTTCCCCAGACCCATTTTTTTCTTCATATCCCGCAGCGCGTCAAAAGCATCCATCGGGGACATAGTATTTAAATCCAGAGATTCCAATTTCTTCTTTAAGTCCACAAGCAGCGGGTCATCCAGCTGGAAAAATGAGAGCTGCAGATTATCGTCATCTTTTTTCTTGCGCTCTTTATTTTGCTCATTATCTGCCTGTTCCTTCTCCATCTCAGTCAATTTTTTCTGCGCCGCATCAATCACCGCAGCCGGCATACCGGCCATATTAGCAACATGTATTCCAAAGCTATGAGCTACTCCTCCCGGACATAATTTCCTCAAAAATATAACTTTATCTCCCGCCTCCTTAACGGCAATATGGTAATTCTTTACGCGCGGATAAAGTTTTTCCAGTTCATTCAATTCATGATAATGGGTGGCAAAAAGTGTCTTTGCCCTCATTCCGTTCTGATGAATATATTCCACTATGGCCCAGGCAATTGACATACCGTCAAATGTGCTTGTACCGCGTCCGATTTCATCCAAAAGCACAAGACTTCTCGGCGACAAATTGTGTAGAATTGTAGCCGTTTCTATCATCTCCACCATAAAAGTGGACTCGCCCCGGGAAATATTATCAGATGCTCCTACCCTGGTGAATATCTTGTCAACCAAACCAATAGAAGCACTCTTTGCAGGGACAAAAGAACCGGCCTGAGCAAGCAGAACTATTAAAGCAGTCTGTCTAAGCAGCGCGCTTTTACCTGCCATGTTAGGACCTGTCAGGATTATAATTTGCTGAGTATCATTGTCCAGCATCAAATCATTTGCAACATATTCCTCCCCTGCCGGCATCATTGTTTCCAAAACGGGATGTCTTCCCTGTGCTATTTCTATCTTATCTCCTTCATTAATTTTAGGACGGCAATATTTATTCTCACAGGCAATTTGTGCAAATCCAGCCAAACAATCTATAGCTGCTATTGCATTGCAGGTCACCTGAATAGATGAGATATCTTTTTGAACAGCACTTACCAGCTCCTGATATATTCTGCTCTCTATCTCATAAATTCTGGACTCAGCTCCCAAAATTTTCTCCTCATACTCTTTAAGTTCCGGAGTAATATATCTCTCCGCACTTACAAGTGTCTGCTTTCTAATCCACTCCGCCGGAACTTTGTCTTTATAAGTATTTCTTACCTCCAGGTAATACCCAAAAACATTATTGTAACTTATTTTTAATGAGGATATTCCTGTCCTTTCACTCTCCCTTCTCTGCAAGTCAATCAAGTAATCCTTGCTATTGCGTGAAATGCTCCTTAAATCATCCAGCTCTTTGTCCACTCCGCCGCCAATTATATCACCCTTGCCCAGCATGGCAGCCGGATTTTCAACCATATCTTTGGCTATCAGCGCAGCTAATTCTCTAAACTCTTTAAGCTCTCTATTGTATTGTGACAAAGGGGTAACCAAATTTGAAATAGGTTTGATTTGCTCCAGCCCGCGTCTGAGCTGAACCATCTCCCTCGGATTTATTTTCCCCGCCGCAGCACGTCCCAATATTCTCTCCATATCTCCAATATTCCCAATCCTCTGCTGTACCTCTTCTCTAATATCCTTGTGCTCAACAAAATATTGCACCGCGTCATACCTCTTCTCTATCTCTCCGCTCTCCTTTAACGGCATTCCAACCCAAGAACGCAGCAACCTGGCTCCCATGGGAGAAGAAGTTTTATCCACAACATTTATAAGGGAAACACCTCCGGGAGCAACCGTAGAAAATATCTCTAAATTCCTGATAGTGAACTTATCCAGCCAAACAAAATTTTTACCGTCAATTCTAGATACGGAGTTAATCTGAGCCGCATCTGTAATATGATTTTGTTCCAAATAAAACAGCGCAGCTCCGGCGGCTGTTTTTGCAAGAGAAAGTTCATCTATCCCAAATCCCTTAAGCGCCTTATCTCCAAACTGTTTCTTTAATTTATCTTCACACGCATCCGGAACAAACGCCCAATCATCCATTAAGGTGATGTAAAAATCCTCCCCAAATCTTTTCTTAAATCCCGCCTCATATCCCTTCTGCAAAAGCATCTCCTTTGGCTTCATATCAGATAGCAGAACCTCCAGATAATCAAGAGTTCCCTGCGCCACTTTAAATGTTCCGGTAGATACATCCACAAATGCGGCCCCTCCCTCATCTTTAGAGAAAAATATTGAGCACAAAAAATTATTCTCCTTTAAATCCAGCAGCTGTTCATTATACGCAACGCCTGGCGTAACAAGCTCTGTAACACCTCTCTTGACAATGCTCTTTGCAAATTTAGGGTCTTCCAGCTGATCGCAAACCGCAACTTTATATCCGGCCCTCACAAGCTTTGGCAAGTAATTATCAATGGCATGATGCGGAAATCCGCACAATTCAACAGCTGTCGGGACCCCATTAGACCTCTTTGTCAAAACAATACCCAGCACCTTGCTTGTTGTGATTGCATCATCACCGTAAGACTCATAGAAATCTCCCACGCGCATAAGCATCAAAGCCTCAGGATATTGGGCTTTAAATTTGAAATATTGCTTCATCAGCGGCGTGTCTAAATTTCTCTCTGCCATAGCAACGCAAAATTAGCATAATAAATCAAAAGGAGCGTGCAATTCTATCAATTTCCTATCTTTGTAAATGTTGTAAAATGTACAATTTAACCACAATTAACAATGAAACTTTTTAAATCTTTAATCACGACAATTTTATTATCCGTCTTGGTTTTGGCAGGCAGCGCTGCATCAGCCAAAAAAGACCCGGTCTCTTCTCAGACAAAAAAAGAGATAAATTCAGACATAGCGCAAGTAATGAAGGAGTTCAATACCGTCGGACTGGGAGTTGCCGTTGTTAGAAATGGTCAAATTGTTTACGCCAATTCTTGGGGATATAAAGACCTGGAGAATAAAAAAGCATTAAAAAATGATGATATTTTTAGAATAGCTTCTATCTCTAAATCATTCACAGCCACGGCAATAATGCAGCTTGTAGAGCAGGGAAAAGTATCTTTGGATGAGGATGTTTCTGATTTAGTTGGTTTTAAGGTTAGAAATCCAAAATTCCCGGATGTGAAGATTACCGTAAAAATGTTGCTGTCACACACTTCCAGCCTGAATGATAGCCAGGGCTATTTTACATTGGATGTTATAGACCCCTCTAAATCAAAAGATTACTATAAAGCATATAATGATTACAAACCTGGAACCGGATATGAATACGCCAATCTGGGATTTAACACATTAGGAACAATATTGGAAAGGATAAGCGGGGAGAGATTTGACCAATACATTGTAAATCACATTCTTAAACCATTAAATGTTTACGGCGGATATTGGGTTGCCAGCTTGGACAAGAGCAAATTTGTCAATTTGTATAATTGGAATAATGAGACAAAAAAATATGAAGTTCAGCCGGAGGCCTATGATCCAAGAACGGAACAAATTGCTAACTATCAGATGGGACGCTCAACTCCAATTTTCTCTCCAACAGGCGGAATGAAAATTTCTCCGACGGGACTTGCAACGGTAATGATGATGCACATGGGACTTGGAACTTATAACGGCAAAAAAATCATAAGCAAGCAAAGTGCTGAAACAATGCAATCTGCACAGTTTGGACCAGATGATGAGTATGACCGCTATTGCTTTGCATTAAGAAGAGGTTATGAGCTGCTTGATGGTTATGAAATGATTGGACATGTTGGAGAAGCATACGGAGTTCACACCTCTATGTTTTGGAATAGCGACCGTACTTTTGGTTTTGTTGTAATGACAAACGGCAACCAGGAGAAGTGGGAAAGAGGATTTATGGCAATTCACCGCAGAGTAGATAAATGCCTGTACAACAGACTTATCAAGGGTACATCGGCTGACACCCGCAAGGCTGAAATTGAAAAGATGGAGCAACAAAAGCACTACAATCAACAAACAGATAGATAGCATTATGAAGGCTAATGAAGCGGTAGGACTTGGGGTGGCAGTTGTTAAGGATGGTCATATAATCTACAGAAATACATGGGGATATAAAAATTTGGAAAATAAGACACCTCTTGCAGAGGATGATTTATTTAGAATTGCATCTATCTCAAAATCATTTACCGCAACTTCCATAATGCAGCTGGTTGAACAGGGCAAATTAAGCCTGGATGCAGATGTATCTGATTTAGTTGGATTTAAGGTTAGGAATCCTAAATTCCCGGATGTAAAAATTACACTTTACATGTTGCTTTCTCACTCATCAAGTTTGAATGACAGCCAGGGATATTTTACTCTTGATGTTATAAATCCCGCAAAATCAAAAGATTATGCAAAAGCATACAACAACTACTGCCCGGGAACACAGTATGAATATTGCAATTTAGGATACAATACTTTAGGAACAATTCTGGAGAGGACAAGCGGACAAAGATTTGACAAATACGTTGTAGGTCATGTACTTAATCCGCTGTTTGTTTATGGAGGATATTGGGTTGCAAGCCTGGATGCATCCAAGTTTGTAACGTTATATGAAAAAGATCCAAAGACAGGAAAATATGAACCTCAGCCGGAAGCTTATGATCCAAGAACTGAGCAAATTGCTAACTATCAGATGGGTTACTCAACTCCTGTTTTCTCTCCTACTGGCGGAATGAAACTTTCTCCAACCGGACTGGCAACAGTAATGATGATGCACATGGGACTTGGCAAATATATGGATATGAGGATAATAAAGCCGGAAAGCGCGCTGCTTATGCAAAGCCGCCTTGTTGGACCAACAGATGAAGGAGATGATTACGGCTTTGCAATCAGAACAACAAAACAGCTAATTGACGGCAAAACAATGATTGGTCATACCGGCGGAGCTTACGGGGTTTTAACCTCAATGTTTTGGAACAGGGAGCGCACCTTTGGAATTGTTGTAATGACAAACGGCTGCAATGAAAGAAGCGACCACAACTTTATGACCATCCATCGTGATGTTGATAACTGTTTGTATAACAATTTAATAAAAGGAACAGAAGCGGACAGGTAATAAATAAAGCACAAACTATTTTTGAATATTTTTATCCCGATAGATTATAAATAACGTTGTGAAAAGAGTTTTAATAATCACATATTATTGGCCGCCCGCGGGAGGAAGCGGAGTTCAGCGCTGGCTGAAATTTGCAAAATATCTTCCGCAATATGGCTGGCAGCCTGTTATTTACACTCCGCTTAATCCGGAGGTAAATGCAGAAGATGCCACTCTCGCTAAAGATATTGCTCCGGATTTGGAAGTGATAAAACGCAAAATATTAGAACCTTACGCCATTTATAAAATTCTGTCGGGAAAAAAGAAAAATGAAAAAATAGAGGCTAATGCCGTAGCGCAAAAAAGTTCCGGCGGAATATCTGTTTTTATCCGCGGGAACTTTTTTATCCCCGACCCCCGCGTATGGTGGGTTAGGCCCTCTGTGAATTTTCTTAAAAAATATTTAAAAGAACATCCTGTTGATGCCATTGTTAGCACAGGGCCTCCTCAATCTATGCATTTGATTGCAAAAAGGTTACACGCTTCACTTGGCATTCCTTGGATTGCAGATTTCAGGGATCCGTGGACTAAAATATTCTACTTTAAACATCTGAACCTTACAAAATGTTCCCGCAGGAAACATGAAAAATTAGAGCAGGGCGTAATAGATGAAGCGGATAAAATTGTTGTTGTATCTCCTCAGATGAAGGAGGATTTCAGCTCCATGACAAAAACCCCTATCTCCATTATAACCAATGGTTTTGACCCGGATGATTTCACTGACGGCAACTCAGACAAGATGGGAAAAGAGGTTGCATTGAAAATAGAAACTTTAACAAAGAACAAATTTACTATTGTGCAGACAGGTCTTCTAACTGATGCTGCAAACCCTGACTTATTGTGGCGAGAGCTTGGAGCAAAGGCGGAAGCTGAAGCAGATTTTAGAAAAGATTTTTTGTTTGTAACAATGGGGCAGATGGATTCATCTGTGACGCAGGAGATAGAAGAAGCACATTTGGGACAAAACATTAAGAACCTTGGATATGCTCCTCATTCAGAAGCAGTTGCCTGGCAAAAAAGAGCCAATCTGTTATTGCTGCCTTTGAGGAAAGAGAATGAAGCCAAAGCTATTTTGACGGGGAAGTTTTTTGAATATCTTGCAAGCGGTTCCAGTATTCTTGCAATTGGGCCAACAGATAGTAATCTTGGGGATGCCATGAGGGAGACGGAATGCGGAACTATTTGCGATTATGGAGATTCCAAAGGCATGAGAAGAGTTGTTGACGCCGCGTATGAGGAGTTTAAAAAGAGTTCTTCATCAGAGGTTGAAAACGCCATGGGCCAGCAGCGGAAAAACATTTCCCCTGCAGCCCGGAAATATTCCAGACCTGCTCTAGCTCAGCAATTTGCAGAGCTGTTAAATGAATTTAAAAAATAAAATATATGTCAGAGTTAAAAACACAAAGTTGGTTTAAAAAACTATTGCCGTACATTCTGGCAATTCTTGCCTTTATAATCATAGGATATTCATACGCCCCGTACACATTACAGGGAAAGGTTGTAAATCAATCAGATATCTCTAGCTGGAATGGCATGGCAAATGAGATTGTGACATGGAATGATGCCCATCCGGGAGATAGGACATTGTGGACAAATTCAATGTTTTCCGGAATGCCCGCAACTACAATCTCCGTAAAATATCATGGTGATTTTACCCAATATTTGTATGACATTTTATTTATAGGTCAGCGTCCGGCAAGTTATCTAATCATTTGTATGATAGGAGCATTCTTAATGTTCCTGGCTTTTGGAGTTAATATATGGCTTGCAATTCTTGGAGCAATAGCAATGGCCTTTTGCTCTTATAATATGCAGATTATACAAGTGGGGCATAATTCAAAAATGGTGGCCATTGCCTTTATGCCTTGGGTAATAGCTTCTCTGGTTTACGCATATAAAAAGAACTGGATATGGGGTGCTATTTTCTTTGCTTTTACTTTGAGCTTCCAAATAAAAGCCAATCATCCTCAAATCACTTACTATCTGGCAATCATAGTATTAGGCTTTATCATCTGGCAACTTTGCGATGCGTTAAAAGGCAAAACGTTCTCTAAATTTTTTAAAATTTCTATTGCAATTTTAATAGCCGGTCTGCTTGGAATTGCAACAAATATAAATCATCTGTGGCCAACCTACGAGTATGCAAAACACACAATGAGAGGAGGTACGGAGCTTACGGAAAACACCGCTTCCCAGGCTCAAACGGGTGGCGCAATGGAGGATAAAATTCTGTCGGGAAATAAAAAAGAGAATGCAAAGAGCAGAAGCGGCTTGGATTTGTCTTATGCAACTCAATGGTCCTATGGAATAAATGAAACTCCTAACTTGTTCATTCCTAACTTTAACGGAGGCTCTTCCGCCGGCTCTCTTTCTCAAAAATCTGAAACTTACAAATTACTTTCTCAGAGCTATCAGGGAGCGGACCAGGTTATTCAGCAGATGCCAACATACTGGGGTCCACAGTCATTTACTGCAGGCCCGATGTACATGGGAGCTATTTGCATATTTCTGTTCCTGCTTGGATTTTTTGTACTCAAGGGAGGATTAAAATGGTGGGTTGGAGGCGTCTCCATACTTGCCTTAATGCTTTCATGGGGGTCTCATTTTATGGGACTTACAGAGTTCTTCTTTAATTATGCGCCGCTGTATAACAAGTTCCGAACGGTCTCTATGATTCTTGTGATTTTGCAGGTAATGATTCCAATACTTGCGGTATTAGCTGCAAATGAGATGCTTAACGGAAACATTAAAAAAGAGGAGGCTAAAAAAGGAATGATGTGGGCGCTGGGAATTACTGGAGGCTTTGCATTGCTGTTCTCCATATTCCCTTCTCTGGCAGGCAATTTCACCAGTCAATCTGATTCACAGCTGCCAAAAGAAATTGCTGCGTCATTGGCGCAGGACAGAATCTCATTGCTGAGAGCGGATGCTTTCCGTTCTCTTGTTTTTGTGGTTTTGGCCGCGGCTGCATTGTGGTATGGATTTACAAAGAAACTTAAAGCCAAGCACGCAACTCTTGCACTTATTGTTTTGGTAATTATTGATATGTGGGGAGTTGACAAGAGATATTTGGGAAGCAAGGATTTTGTTAGTCAACAGGATTTTACAAGTGTTCTTAACAAGCGCCCGGTAGATGAAATGATATTAAGCGACAAGAGTCCCGATTATAGAGTTTTGGATTTATCCGTGGATCCGTTTAACAATGCCTACACAAGTTATTGGCACAAAACGATAGGCGGTTACTCTCCTGCAAAATTGCAGCGTTATCAGGATTTGATTGAGCGTGACATTATGCCTGAAATCCAGGGTCTTGCAAAAGAACTGGACAGCGCTAAAACTATCGCCGATGCAAATGCCGCAATCACATACCATCCTGTTTTAAGCATGCTTAATACAAGATATATTATTCTTAATGCACAAACTCCTCCGCTTATAAACAACTTTGCATTAGGCAATTGCTGGT
The window above is part of the Bacteroidales bacterium genome. Proteins encoded here:
- a CDS encoding glycosyltransferase family 4 protein produces the protein MKRVLIITYYWPPAGGSGVQRWLKFAKYLPQYGWQPVIYTPLNPEVNAEDATLAKDIAPDLEVIKRKILEPYAIYKILSGKKKNEKIEANAVAQKSSGGISVFIRGNFFIPDPRVWWVRPSVNFLKKYLKEHPVDAIVSTGPPQSMHLIAKRLHASLGIPWIADFRDPWTKIFYFKHLNLTKCSRRKHEKLEQGVIDEADKIVVVSPQMKEDFSSMTKTPISIITNGFDPDDFTDGNSDKMGKEVALKIETLTKNKFTIVQTGLLTDAANPDLLWRELGAKAEAEADFRKDFLFVTMGQMDSSVTQEIEEAHLGQNIKNLGYAPHSEAVAWQKRANLLLLPLRKENEAKAILTGKFFEYLASGSSILAIGPTDSNLGDAMRETECGTICDYGDSKGMRRVVDAAYEEFKKSSSSEVENAMGQQRKNISPAARKYSRPALAQQFAELLNEFKK
- the mutS gene encoding DNA mismatch repair protein MutS, encoding MAERNLDTPLMKQYFKFKAQYPEALMLMRVGDFYESYGDDAITTSKVLGIVLTKRSNGVPTAVELCGFPHHAIDNYLPKLVRAGYKVAVCDQLEDPKFAKSIVKRGVTELVTPGVAYNEQLLDLKENNFLCSIFFSKDEGGAAFVDVSTGTFKVAQGTLDYLEVLLSDMKPKEMLLQKGYEAGFKKRFGEDFYITLMDDWAFVPDACEDKLKKQFGDKALKGFGIDELSLAKTAAGAALFYLEQNHITDAAQINSVSRIDGKNFVWLDKFTIRNLEIFSTVAPGGVSLINVVDKTSSPMGARLLRSWVGMPLKESGEIEKRYDAVQYFVEHKDIREEVQQRIGNIGDMERILGRAAAGKINPREMVQLRRGLEQIKPISNLVTPLSQYNRELKEFRELAALIAKDMVENPAAMLGKGDIIGGGVDKELDDLRSISRNSKDYLIDLQRRESERTGISSLKISYNNVFGYYLEVRNTYKDKVPAEWIRKQTLVSAERYITPELKEYEEKILGAESRIYEIESRIYQELVSAVQKDISSIQVTCNAIAAIDCLAGFAQIACENKYCRPKINEGDKIEIAQGRHPVLETMMPAGEEYVANDLMLDNDTQQIIILTGPNMAGKSALLRQTALIVLLAQAGSFVPAKSASIGLVDKIFTRVGASDNISRGESTFMVEMIETATILHNLSPRSLVLLDEIGRGTSTFDGMSIAWAIVEYIHQNGMRAKTLFATHYHELNELEKLYPRVKNYHIAVKEAGDKVIFLRKLCPGGVAHSFGIHVANMAGMPAAVIDAAQKKLTEMEKEQADNEQNKERKKKDDDNLQLSFFQLDDPLLVDLKKKLESLDLNTMSPMDAFDALRDMKKKMGLGKK
- a CDS encoding beta-lactamase family protein, yielding MKRWSNKSTTINKQIDSIMKANEAVGLGVAVVKDGHIIYRNTWGYKNLENKTPLAEDDLFRIASISKSFTATSIMQLVEQGKLSLDADVSDLVGFKVRNPKFPDVKITLYMLLSHSSSLNDSQGYFTLDVINPAKSKDYAKAYNNYCPGTQYEYCNLGYNTLGTILERTSGQRFDKYVVGHVLNPLFVYGGYWVASLDASKFVTLYEKDPKTGKYEPQPEAYDPRTEQIANYQMGYSTPVFSPTGGMKLSPTGLATVMMMHMGLGKYMDMRIIKPESALLMQSRLVGPTDEGDDYGFAIRTTKQLIDGKTMIGHTGGAYGVLTSMFWNRERTFGIVVMTNGCNERSDHNFMTIHRDVDNCLYNNLIKGTEADR
- a CDS encoding GatB/YqeY domain-containing protein, which codes for MGLEQQIQDGIKAAMIAKDKVKLEALRAVKSEILLAKTAAGGAAKELADSDVVKLIQKLVKQHNESAELYKQNNRQDLADNELAEAKHMECFLPKQLSAEELEAELKKIIAAVGATKISDLGKVMGTATKQLAGKAEGSAIVQAVKKLLSQL
- a CDS encoding beta-lactamase family protein; translated protein: MKLFKSLITTILLSVLVLAGSAASAKKDPVSSQTKKEINSDIAQVMKEFNTVGLGVAVVRNGQIVYANSWGYKDLENKKALKNDDIFRIASISKSFTATAIMQLVEQGKVSLDEDVSDLVGFKVRNPKFPDVKITVKMLLSHTSSLNDSQGYFTLDVIDPSKSKDYYKAYNDYKPGTGYEYANLGFNTLGTILERISGERFDQYIVNHILKPLNVYGGYWVASLDKSKFVNLYNWNNETKKYEVQPEAYDPRTEQIANYQMGRSTPIFSPTGGMKISPTGLATVMMMHMGLGTYNGKKIISKQSAETMQSAQFGPDDEYDRYCFALRRGYELLDGYEMIGHVGEAYGVHTSMFWNSDRTFGFVVMTNGNQEKWERGFMAIHRRVDKCLYNRLIKGTSADTRKAEIEKMEQQKHYNQQTDR
- a CDS encoding ribonuclease HII yields the protein MANLKPFFNAGVIEAGCDEAGRGCLAGPVYAAAVILPKDFYHPLLNDSKQLTKKQRDELRPIIMKEAVAYGIASVSPKEIDKINILNASIKAMHKALQKLKPQPVSIIVDGNKFKPYKKIQHKCIVKGDATYASIAAASILAKTSRDAYMLKIAKEFPQYGWDKNMAYPTKEHRAAIEKYGVTKYHRMTYQLLPELKLF
- a CDS encoding ABC transporter permease; this translates as MAEWRFVKRVRMVLKMLKEGVVFAYNELKGNKFRTFLSLLGVSIGIFCIVAVFTAIDALQKNVRKGFESLGSNAVQISKWPGMGAEDDEGNSVMNTTGEFKWWEYMRRPPITYEDYKFLRDNSQKADAIVLNAGFTALLKNGRNSIDNAHVICPTGNFRKVVNVDLQSGRFFTEAEAEEGKTVAIIGYEVAQELYKDENPIGKSIKINGNSAIIIGVFEKQGNGILNVMATDKAVFIPFKFGKVMVDFDDSDALDIIAIPKQGVDADEFTGELKMLMRQHRRLRPSDKYNFSTMKMTSLLDMVKTIFKAINRVGWIIAMFSLLIGGFGIANIMFVSVKERTNIIGIQKALGAKKYIILTQFLTEAVLLAIAGAIVGILLVAIILLVAPIPPEYEVTLTMGNVLAGVLIASIIGIISGLLPASAAANLNPVDAINSK